A genome region from Methanomicrobiales archaeon includes the following:
- a CDS encoding arginine decarboxylase, pyruvoyl-dependent — MFVPKKCFFTKGVGVHKDRLASFELALRKAGIEKLNLVYVSSIFPPNCRLITVDEGLRQLQPGQITYVVMARSDTCEPNRLISAAIGLALPRDVKEYGYLSEHHAFGETSQKSGEYAEDLAATMLATTQGIEFDPNSAWQEREQIYKASGKIFKTTHICQSAEGEKNGLWTTVLAAAVFL; from the coding sequence ATGTTCGTCCCAAAGAAGTGCTTCTTCACGAAGGGGGTCGGGGTCCATAAAGACCGGCTCGCATCGTTCGAGCTCGCCTTGCGGAAGGCAGGAATCGAAAAACTGAACCTGGTCTACGTATCGAGCATCTTCCCCCCCAACTGCCGACTCATCACGGTCGATGAAGGACTGCGGCAGCTGCAGCCCGGTCAGATCACCTATGTCGTCATGGCAAGGAGCGACACGTGCGAGCCCAACAGGCTCATCTCCGCGGCAATCGGTCTGGCACTGCCCAGGGACGTGAAGGAATACGGATACCTATCGGAACATCACGCATTCGGAGAGACCAGCCAGAAGTCCGGTGAGTATGCCGAAGATCTCGCCGCCACCATGCTCGCCACGACACAGGGAATCGAGTTCGATCCCAACTCTGCATGGCAGGAGCGTGAGCAGATATACAAGGCGAGCGGCAAGATATTCAAGACCACGCACATCTGCCAGTCCGCCGAAGGGGAGAAGAACGGACTCTGGACAACCGTGCTCGCCGCTGCCGTCTTCCTCTGA
- a CDS encoding tyrosine-type recombinase/integrase, which yields MENGFFSEWLTRYQYHLRMRNYSPRTIETYSGVIRYFACYVWLRRNSDPEKLVFYWKDLGQARMDTEVSVTPVLINDYLAFLTSLRTYKPKTLHRIISTLSSFYRFLQSQEAIATNPAANVERPKIKNQELVYLKHSQVMRLLDSIDAIRDRLIVRIIYATGVRVSELCSIHIRDIDFEERTIRISGKGDKIRTVFVDDETLREIEEYLGNRIDGPLFEGQQGKPLSSRMVQLIFRQYAPPGITPHKIRHSYASELYRRSKNLRVVQENLGHTSIKTTEIYLHTDLDERKRVYREYFPLGNGK from the coding sequence ATGGAGAACGGCTTTTTTTCCGAGTGGCTCACGCGCTACCAGTACCACCTCCGCATGCGGAATTACTCGCCCAGGACCATCGAAACATACAGCGGCGTGATCCGCTACTTCGCCTGCTACGTCTGGCTGCGCAGAAACTCCGATCCGGAGAAGCTGGTGTTCTACTGGAAAGATCTCGGCCAGGCCCGCATGGATACCGAGGTCAGCGTGACACCCGTCCTCATCAACGACTATCTCGCCTTCCTCACATCGCTCCGCACGTACAAGCCCAAGACACTCCACCGCATCATCTCCACGCTCAGTTCTTTCTACCGTTTCCTGCAGTCGCAGGAGGCGATTGCAACGAATCCCGCTGCGAATGTCGAACGCCCGAAGATCAAGAATCAGGAACTGGTCTACCTCAAACACAGCCAGGTGATGAGGCTCCTCGATTCGATAGACGCCATTCGGGACCGCCTTATCGTCCGGATCATCTACGCCACGGGCGTCCGCGTTTCCGAGCTGTGCAGCATCCACATTCGGGATATCGATTTTGAGGAGCGGACAATCCGGATAAGCGGAAAAGGAGACAAAATACGAACCGTTTTTGTGGACGATGAGACACTTCGGGAGATCGAGGAGTACCTGGGGAATCGCATCGACGGCCCCCTCTTCGAAGGCCAGCAGGGAAAGCCCCTCTCCTCGCGGATGGTCCAGCTGATCTTCAGACAGTATGCCCCGCCCGGCATCACCCCCCACAAGATCCGGCACAGCTACGCGAGCGAGCTCTACAGGCGGTCGAAAAACCTGCGCGTGGTGCAGGAGAATCTGGGTCATACTTCGATCAAAACGACCGAGATCTACCTCCACACCGATCTCGACGAGCGGAAACGCGTTTACCGGGAGTATTTCCCCCTTGGCAACGGTAAATGA